In Mytilus edulis chromosome 4, xbMytEdul2.2, whole genome shotgun sequence, the following proteins share a genomic window:
- the LOC139521642 gene encoding uncharacterized protein → MNIPVCHKQEVCDLEKFWKLESLGIDAFEQSDPDLAESIDNYLPWRENAPVLPTNEEIAKRRTESVIRRLKKDPETFRKYGEIITDQEQRGFIEKVYDESTCTNKVHYIPHHPVKKNSVTTPIRIVYNCSCRANDSSHCLNDCLATYPPIMTDLTEILVRFRMYKYAVTADIEKAFLHIELDVDDRDVTRFYWLENPMDIESRLITYRFKVVLFGATCSPFMLSATLMKHFKDNPSTTSTELQRNLYWDKVLTSFTDKQSLLKFYTESTKIIVRGRIQLTVLEFY, encoded by the coding sequence ATGAATATACCAGTATGTCACAAACAAGAAGTGTGCGATCTTGAAAAATTTTGGAAGCTTGAATCGTTGGGAATTGACGCTTTTGAACAAAGTGATCCAGACCTAGCTGAATCAATTGACAATTACTTACCATGGAGAGAGAATGCGCCAGTACTACCGACAAATGAAGAAATCGCAAAACGCAGAACGGAAAGCGTTATTCGTCGCCTTAAGAAGGATCCCGAGACGTTCAGAAAGTATGGTGAGATAATTACAGACCAAGAACAAAGAGGATTCATTGAAAAGGTATATGATGAAAGTACATGCACAAACAAGGTTCATTACATTCCGCATCATCCCGTAAAAAAGAATTCAGTCACCACCCCGATACGCATAGTATATAACTGTAGCTGTAGAGCAAATGACAGTAGTCATTGTCTCAACGATTGCCTAGCAACATATCCACCAATAATGACTGATTTGACGGAGATATTAGTACGCTTTAGAATGTATAAATATGCAGTTACAGCGGATATTGAAAAAGCATTTTTGCATATTGAATTAGATGTTGATGACAGAGATGTCACAAGATTTTATTGGTTAGAGAATCCCATGGACATAGAAAGCCGTTTGATTACTTACCGGTTTAAGGTTGTACTTTTCGGCGCCACTTGTTCTCCATTCATGTTAAGCGCCACGCTAATGAAACATTTTAAAGACAATCCGTCTACAACATCAACAGAATTACAGAGAAATTTATACTGGGATAAAGTTCTGACCAGTTTTACAGATAAACAATCACTTTTGAAATTCTACACGGAGTCTACGAAAATTATTGTCAGAGGCAGGATTCAACTTACGGTCTTGGAATTCTATTAG